One window from the genome of Candidatus Binataceae bacterium encodes:
- a CDS encoding FAD-binding oxidoreductase — MAIREEALIVGAGIIGSALAMALGERGMSCLVIDVDLAGRLSSSEKNAGGVRATWWQPVNIALCRASIEYYEKIASEVGFRQRGYLWLYDERTFSKACAHLTLQRELGHPIQTLTAAQVTQRVPEIDRVEGIAGATFSPRDGLINSNLLKEHYRARSRALGARYLDRMFVENIALEGDEVRVECWQAAQPLSDADLSRLLAPQGRPQEPAGRKIELRAERLIIAAGAWSPQLLKLLGVETPSEAVRRQVCLIDNRLTDLAAYGMIVDTSGLYFHNEGTHILAGYSPPEEPAGYSFRYDGEEFFMGEIWPRLYARMSCCERLRHVGGWAGLYAVSPDRSAIVGPVCARVYEAHSFSGRGVMQSWGAAQAIAELIVRGSYGALDASALTRARFTLGHLVPEELHI, encoded by the coding sequence ATGGCCATCCGAGAGGAAGCTCTTATTGTCGGAGCGGGAATTATCGGCAGCGCGTTGGCGATGGCCTTGGGCGAACGGGGGATGAGCTGCTTGGTAATCGACGTCGATTTGGCGGGGCGGCTGAGCTCGAGCGAAAAAAACGCCGGTGGGGTGCGCGCGACTTGGTGGCAACCGGTCAATATCGCGCTGTGCCGGGCGTCGATCGAGTATTACGAAAAAATCGCGAGTGAGGTAGGTTTCCGGCAAAGGGGCTACCTGTGGCTGTACGACGAGCGGACCTTTAGCAAGGCGTGTGCGCATCTGACGCTACAGCGCGAGCTGGGCCATCCGATCCAGACCCTGACCGCGGCGCAGGTGACGCAGCGGGTACCGGAAATCGATCGAGTGGAGGGGATCGCGGGCGCGACCTTCTCGCCGCGTGACGGACTGATCAATTCCAACCTGTTGAAGGAGCATTACCGCGCGCGCTCGCGGGCTTTGGGAGCGCGCTACCTGGATCGGATGTTCGTGGAGAACATCGCGCTTGAAGGCGACGAGGTACGGGTTGAATGCTGGCAGGCAGCGCAGCCGCTGTCCGACGCTGATCTGAGTCGCTTGCTGGCGCCCCAGGGCAGGCCGCAGGAGCCGGCGGGGCGCAAAATTGAGTTGCGCGCCGAGCGGCTGATTATCGCAGCGGGTGCGTGGTCGCCCCAGCTTTTGAAGTTGTTGGGTGTGGAGACTCCCAGCGAAGCGGTGCGCCGCCAAGTCTGCCTGATTGATAATCGACTCACCGATTTGGCGGCGTACGGCATGATCGTGGATACCTCGGGCCTGTATTTTCACAACGAAGGAACCCATATTCTGGCCGGCTACTCGCCGCCTGAGGAACCGGCGGGCTACTCCTTTCGCTACGATGGCGAGGAGTTTTTTATGGGCGAGATCTGGCCGCGGCTGTACGCCCGCATGAGTTGCTGCGAACGGCTACGACATGTAGGCGGGTGGGCGGGCCTGTACGCCGTCAGTCCCGACCGCAGTGCGATTGTCGGCCCGGTCTGCGCACGGGTCTATGAGGCGCACTCGTTCAGCGGGCGCGGCGTGATGCAATCCTGGGGCGCGGCACAGGCGATAGCCGAACTAATCGTGCGTGGCAGTTACGGGGCGCTGGACGCAAGCGCGCTGACGCGTGCGCGCTTCACTTTAGGCCACTTGGTACCGGAGGAGCTCCACATATAG
- a CDS encoding CDP-alcohol phosphatidyltransferase family protein, translating to MTSKAPLVRAQATAGGVALSRKLLNLPNFLTFCRILAIPFFLALLEKRRLEAALILFLAAALTDGLDGTLARWGGSRTELGAFLDPFADKLLLLSSFVVLAIERLIPGWLLGAVVLRDVVVVFGYLMVAFFIGERIPVRPSYAGKICTVLELGCIVAALLEWPLSAHHRVPWHVLIYATVCMTALSGLQYVYRGLSILNSREPQMFS from the coding sequence GTGACTTCCAAGGCTCCATTGGTGCGCGCACAAGCCACGGCCGGCGGAGTAGCGCTAAGCCGCAAGTTGCTGAATCTACCCAACTTCCTGACCTTTTGCAGGATTCTGGCTATTCCCTTCTTCCTGGCTCTGTTGGAAAAGCGACGCTTGGAAGCGGCACTGATCCTGTTTCTGGCAGCTGCACTGACCGATGGCCTAGACGGGACCCTGGCGCGTTGGGGCGGCTCGCGTACCGAGCTGGGTGCCTTTCTTGATCCCTTTGCAGACAAGCTCCTACTCCTCAGCTCCTTTGTGGTACTGGCGATCGAACGGTTGATTCCGGGCTGGTTGCTTGGTGCCGTGGTCTTGCGCGACGTTGTGGTGGTCTTCGGCTATCTGATGGTCGCGTTTTTCATTGGAGAGCGCATTCCGGTACGGCCCAGCTATGCGGGCAAAATATGCACGGTGCTGGAATTGGGTTGTATCGTGGCGGCTCTGCTAGAATGGCCGCTGAGTGCACATCACCGGGTGCCCTGGCATGTTTTGATTTATGCCACGGTCTGCATGACCGCGCTCTCGGGCTTGCAGTACGTCTATCGCGGGCTGAGTATCCTTAACAGCCGCGAGCCGCAGATGTTTTCCTAA
- a CDS encoding VWA domain-containing protein has protein sequence MEDKLVEFAGLLRRNGVRVSVSELIEAVRACALVGVGERELFREALRATMVKRAIDEPLFDQFFELYFGGLGGVIKSAAEAARPATAQGEREFQEFLEQIEQLLARYRADLPELGWALLRDDSGRVEKLLRQAVTRIALERAEGADQLAHLGAALSGALGIEQLRLALARMVARLEGVDGRAQWEEYVGRRMRALEEIIGRYVSGEWARREPHGSERLRLRQLAEKSFAYLTDEELAEMNAAVTRLAQRLRNVVALRRRRARRTRFDSQRTLRRNLSRGGVPFELVFSRRRRERPQIVVLCDISDSVRNVSRFMLHFVHALQDLYSRVRSFVFVAEIGEVTAYFRDHQPQEAMAAALSGEIINVYAHSNFGRAFKLFVEGHLEAITRKTTVIVLGDARNNYNAVNDWCLREVRRRARQLIWLNPESHHTWGFGDSEMARYGQWCDVVQECRNLNQLYRVVDRLVAA, from the coding sequence ATGGAAGACAAACTGGTTGAGTTTGCCGGTCTGCTGCGTCGCAATGGTGTCCGCGTCTCGGTGAGCGAGCTTATCGAAGCGGTCCGCGCTTGTGCGCTGGTGGGAGTTGGAGAGCGAGAGCTGTTCCGGGAGGCGCTGCGCGCCACGATGGTCAAGCGCGCGATTGATGAACCGCTATTCGACCAATTCTTTGAACTGTATTTTGGCGGGTTGGGTGGAGTCATCAAAAGTGCCGCGGAGGCGGCGCGGCCAGCTACGGCCCAAGGCGAGCGCGAGTTTCAGGAATTCCTGGAGCAGATTGAGCAACTGCTGGCTCGGTACCGCGCGGACCTGCCGGAGTTGGGATGGGCACTGTTGCGCGACGATAGCGGGCGGGTGGAAAAGCTGCTGCGCCAAGCAGTCACCCGCATCGCGCTGGAGCGCGCGGAAGGAGCGGATCAATTAGCGCATCTAGGGGCGGCGTTGTCCGGGGCGTTGGGAATCGAGCAGTTGCGTCTGGCGTTGGCGAGAATGGTGGCACGGTTGGAAGGGGTGGATGGGCGGGCGCAGTGGGAGGAATATGTCGGCCGGCGAATGCGGGCGCTAGAGGAAATAATCGGTCGCTACGTCAGCGGCGAATGGGCGCGGCGCGAGCCCCACGGCAGCGAGCGCTTGCGGCTACGGCAATTGGCCGAGAAAAGTTTCGCCTATCTGACCGACGAGGAGTTGGCGGAGATGAATGCCGCGGTTACCCGTCTGGCCCAACGCCTACGCAATGTGGTGGCGCTACGGCGACGGCGGGCGCGGCGAACACGTTTTGACAGTCAGCGCACCTTGCGGCGCAACCTAAGCCGGGGTGGGGTTCCTTTTGAGTTAGTGTTCAGCCGGCGTCGGCGCGAGCGGCCACAAATCGTGGTGCTGTGCGATATTTCGGACTCGGTGCGCAATGTCTCCCGTTTCATGTTGCATTTTGTCCACGCTCTGCAGGATCTCTATTCGCGGGTGCGTAGCTTTGTGTTTGTCGCGGAAATCGGCGAAGTCACCGCCTACTTTCGCGATCACCAACCGCAAGAGGCAATGGCGGCGGCGCTGAGCGGCGAGATCATCAATGTATACGCCCATTCCAACTTCGGGCGCGCATTCAAGCTCTTCGTGGAAGGGCATCTGGAGGCGATTACTCGCAAGACCACGGTGATCGTGCTGGGCGATGCGCGCAACAATTACAATGCCGTCAACGATTGGTGTTTGCGCGAGGTGCGCCGGCGCGCCCGCCAACTCATCTGGCTCAACCCGGAGAGCCACCATACCTGGGGCTTTGGCGACAGCGAGATGGCGCGCTATGGGCAATGGTGCGACGTGGTTCAGGAATGTCGTAATCTCAACCAGCTGTACCGCGTGGTCGACCGTTTAGTGGCCGCCTGA
- a CDS encoding DUF6178 family protein, which translates to MSIRGESEFLHLPFQDKLDFLYGLPARHKRDLILSAPEAEQLVRSFAPETLFYTLKEIGSADAGDLLGLAAPEQVKGLFDLDCWNKDRVNFARMREWIEAMAEGGRRHLAEAVMELDLELVALLLRRYLRVHRLDENRSEFDLPSEQVVRFDEQYAVEFIRHDNILPLLQEFLEEAFERDYDYFSNLLDEVYWGIDAELEEQAYQFRRARLNDRGFPDFFEAQRVFAYIDPAQFERLRHDYAPPDREGDTLESEALDTAMVAPGTADGSLFNAALTAGFAAQGKRQIRTEIALVTNQVLVARNIDFGDAEAVRLAVESTHHYLNLSLEHLAGGDLRTAIDYLRNTHLHLLFRLGLSLTIDLRKRAEALLRALGLTPGKITSVPYLDSPYREALEGFLRPAPLYFSGLDGEGAVVLRDFRDMRDLHTAHGILEQLEQLPALFSRLLAVDLAAANFRAQTAGRDIRLSQLLLTALVNQALDGRLSPQPILASRLGVVRNRIMTGDQPAHLAAGFRALVNESVTAHLDAATAKRSAPYINSCLSLLEDELTELPAATPPDPRFIRALLLRQD; encoded by the coding sequence ATGTCGATACGCGGCGAATCGGAATTTCTTCACCTGCCCTTCCAGGACAAGCTGGATTTTCTCTACGGCTTGCCCGCTCGCCACAAGCGCGACCTCATTCTGTCAGCGCCCGAAGCCGAGCAGCTGGTGCGCTCCTTCGCCCCCGAAACGCTTTTCTATACGCTCAAGGAAATTGGCAGCGCCGATGCCGGCGATCTGCTTGGCTTGGCCGCGCCCGAGCAGGTCAAAGGCCTGTTCGATCTCGACTGCTGGAACAAGGACCGGGTTAATTTCGCCCGCATGCGCGAATGGATCGAAGCGATGGCCGAGGGCGGCCGCCGTCATCTGGCCGAAGCCGTGATGGAACTGGATCTGGAGCTGGTGGCACTGCTTCTGCGCCGCTATTTGCGGGTCCATCGCCTCGACGAAAACCGTAGCGAATTCGATCTTCCCTCTGAGCAAGTAGTACGCTTCGACGAGCAATACGCGGTGGAATTTATCCGCCACGACAACATCCTACCTCTGCTTCAGGAATTTCTCGAAGAGGCCTTCGAGCGCGACTACGATTACTTCAGCAATCTGTTGGACGAAGTTTACTGGGGTATTGACGCCGAACTGGAAGAACAGGCCTATCAGTTCCGCCGCGCCCGCCTCAACGACCGCGGCTTTCCCGATTTTTTCGAGGCCCAGCGCGTCTTCGCCTACATCGACCCGGCCCAGTTCGAGCGCTTACGACATGACTACGCCCCACCCGATCGCGAGGGCGACACCTTGGAGTCCGAGGCCTTGGACACCGCGATGGTGGCGCCCGGCACTGCCGATGGGTCGCTCTTCAACGCCGCTCTGACGGCTGGCTTCGCCGCTCAGGGCAAGCGCCAGATCCGCACCGAAATCGCGCTGGTCACCAACCAGGTGCTGGTCGCCCGCAATATCGACTTCGGCGACGCCGAGGCGGTGCGCCTGGCAGTCGAATCCACTCACCATTATCTCAATCTCAGCCTCGAACACCTAGCCGGCGGTGATTTGCGCACCGCGATCGACTACCTGCGCAATACCCATCTCCATCTGCTCTTCCGCCTGGGGCTCAGCCTTACTATCGACCTGCGCAAGCGTGCCGAGGCTTTGCTGCGCGCCTTGGGCCTGACTCCCGGCAAAATCACCAGCGTGCCGTATCTGGATTCCCCCTACCGCGAGGCGCTGGAAGGTTTTCTGCGGCCTGCTCCGCTCTACTTCTCGGGGCTCGACGGCGAGGGCGCGGTCGTGCTGCGCGACTTCCGCGACATGCGCGATCTACATACTGCTCACGGTATCCTGGAACAGCTCGAACAGCTCCCCGCGCTCTTCTCCCGGCTGCTCGCGGTCGACCTCGCCGCGGCCAATTTTCGCGCTCAAACCGCCGGCCGCGACATCCGGCTGAGCCAACTCCTGCTCACCGCCTTGGTCAATCAGGCCTTGGACGGCCGCCTGTCACCCCAACCCATCCTCGCCTCCCGCTTGGGTGTGGTGCGTAACCGGATTATGACCGGTGATCAGCCCGCCCACCTGGCAGCCGGCTTTCGCGCCCTGGTTAACGAAAGTGTGACCGCCCATCTCGACGCCGCCACCGCTAAGCGCAGCGCACCCTACATCAATTCCTGTTTGAGCCTGCTCGAGGACGAGTTAACCGAATTACCCGCCGCCACGCCGCCAGACCCACGCTTTATCCGCGCTCTTTTGCTCCGTCAGGACTGA
- a CDS encoding MoxR family ATPase, protein MFGSIQEVIERFAGAGYIASARLATVVYLAAGLEKPILVEGPAGVGKTELAKVLARALARPLIRLQCYEGLDESKALYEWEYAKQLLYTQILKDKTGEIVAGASGLAEAVERIAAQDEVFFSPHFIVPRPLLRAVRSEQPVVLLIDEIDKADSEFEAFLLELLSDFQVTIPELGTLRARHIPLVVLTSNNAREMSDALKRRCLHLYIDFPSAELELRIVKLKAPGAAEGLSRQVVQMVQGLRKLELKKLPGISETLDWIRALTLLNVNSLDEGLVAETLDTIVKYEGDVRKAQHELKSYLERARAGRSEGSDDKDLLN, encoded by the coding sequence ATGTTCGGTTCCATCCAAGAAGTTATTGAACGCTTTGCCGGCGCCGGCTATATCGCCAGCGCTCGTTTGGCCACCGTGGTCTATTTGGCGGCAGGCTTGGAAAAACCGATTTTGGTCGAAGGTCCGGCCGGAGTAGGCAAGACCGAATTGGCCAAAGTGCTGGCGCGCGCGTTGGCCCGCCCGCTAATACGCCTGCAATGTTACGAGGGGCTGGATGAAAGCAAGGCTTTGTACGAATGGGAATACGCCAAGCAACTGCTCTACACTCAGATTCTTAAGGACAAGACCGGCGAGATTGTGGCCGGTGCGAGCGGGCTGGCCGAGGCGGTAGAGCGGATCGCGGCCCAGGACGAAGTATTCTTCTCCCCACACTTCATTGTGCCACGACCGCTTTTGCGGGCGGTGCGCTCTGAGCAGCCGGTGGTGCTGCTGATCGACGAGATTGACAAAGCCGACAGCGAGTTCGAGGCTTTTTTGCTCGAGCTACTGTCCGATTTTCAAGTCACCATACCAGAGCTGGGCACTCTGCGAGCGCGCCATATCCCCTTGGTGGTGCTGACTTCCAACAACGCGCGCGAAATGTCCGACGCGCTCAAGCGCCGCTGCCTGCACCTATATATCGACTTTCCCAGCGCCGAGCTGGAATTGCGCATCGTCAAGCTCAAGGCGCCGGGCGCGGCGGAGGGTTTGAGCCGGCAGGTGGTTCAGATGGTGCAGGGGCTACGTAAGCTGGAGCTCAAGAAGCTGCCGGGTATCAGCGAGACCCTGGATTGGATTCGCGCGCTGACCCTGCTCAATGTGAACTCTCTAGACGAAGGGCTGGTAGCGGAGACCCTCGATACGATCGTCAAGTACGAGGGGGACGTGCGCAAGGCCCAGCATGAACTCAAGTCTTACTTGGAGCGGGCGCGAGCGGGACGCAGCGAAGGTAGCGACGACAAGGATTTGCTCAACTAG
- a CDS encoding bifunctional nuclease family protein, translated as MAGHREDFILMTVGALTLDPTTKTPIVVLKDPDNKLNLPIWIGLLEAASMATELEGIKPQRPMTHDLLRNLLSELGGSVDAVEVTELRDNTYFAHILIKTREGRVVEVDSRPSDAISLALRTKSPIYVAKKVLEVSSELQQPNVEGDSKDRNLAGVARDKWAEILEKMSPEDFKYKM; from the coding sequence ATGGCCGGCCATAGAGAAGATTTCATTTTAATGACGGTTGGCGCCTTGACGCTGGATCCGACCACCAAGACGCCCATCGTGGTCCTCAAGGATCCGGACAACAAGCTGAACCTGCCGATTTGGATTGGCTTGTTGGAAGCAGCGTCGATGGCCACCGAGCTGGAAGGAATCAAGCCGCAGCGCCCGATGACTCACGACCTGCTGCGCAATCTGCTCAGCGAACTTGGGGGCAGCGTGGACGCAGTGGAGGTCACCGAGCTGCGCGATAACACCTATTTCGCGCACATCCTGATCAAGACTCGCGAGGGGCGGGTCGTAGAAGTGGATTCGCGTCCCAGCGATGCGATTTCCCTGGCCCTGCGCACCAAGTCTCCGATCTATGTAGCCAAAAAGGTGCTCGAGGTATCCAGCGAGCTGCAGCAACCCAATGTCGAGGGCGACTCCAAAGATCGCAATCTGGCCGGAGTGGCACGTGACAAGTGGGCGGAGATTCTGGAAAAGATGTCGCCCGAGGACTTCAAGTATAAGATGTAG
- the thiD gene encoding bifunctional hydroxymethylpyrimidine kinase/phosphomethylpyrimidine kinase, translated as MINLRDDALGKMSPMSASPTRLPRTCVLSIAGSDPSAGGGAQADLKTLSSLAVYGLSVITLITAQDSDRVYTWASVEPQLVRAQIEAAVGQCAVSAVKLGALGNAAVVEVVARALEEQALGPIVLDPVLVSSSGMRLSEPAGETIMRERLLPLTTILTPNLAEAELLSAVPVSDMAGMRRAARVLHEMGPHAIVIKGGHLGGEQPALDLYFDGKSFHELSALRVPGVDPHGTGCAFSAAIAAYLARGADGLEAVQQAKQYISRAIAYSFSLGGRRAMLDHERAGRERS; from the coding sequence ATGATAAATTTACGTGATGACGCCTTGGGAAAAATGTCGCCGATGAGCGCCAGCCCGACCCGCCTGCCTCGAACTTGCGTACTTAGTATCGCCGGAAGCGATCCGAGCGCGGGGGGCGGCGCCCAGGCGGATCTAAAAACCCTGAGCTCGCTTGCAGTCTATGGCTTGTCGGTAATTACTCTGATCACAGCCCAGGATAGTGATCGGGTCTATACTTGGGCATCGGTTGAGCCGCAGTTGGTTAGGGCTCAGATAGAAGCCGCGGTTGGACAGTGTGCCGTGAGTGCAGTCAAACTCGGTGCCTTGGGTAATGCGGCGGTAGTCGAGGTGGTGGCGCGCGCGCTGGAGGAACAAGCGCTGGGGCCGATCGTCCTAGATCCGGTGCTGGTCTCGAGCAGCGGGATGCGGCTTAGCGAACCCGCAGGCGAAACCATTATGCGCGAGCGCCTGCTGCCACTGACGACGATCCTTACGCCCAATCTCGCCGAAGCCGAGTTGCTCAGCGCAGTGCCGGTGAGTGACATGGCAGGAATGCGCCGGGCGGCGCGGGTGCTTCATGAGATGGGGCCACACGCAATCGTGATCAAGGGGGGCCATCTGGGGGGCGAGCAGCCTGCGCTTGACCTGTACTTCGATGGCAAAAGCTTTCACGAGCTGAGTGCACTGCGGGTGCCAGGAGTCGATCCTCACGGTACGGGCTGCGCGTTTTCAGCGGCAATTGCGGCCTACCTGGCGCGCGGCGCGGATGGGTTGGAAGCGGTGCAGCAAGCTAAACAGTATATCAGTCGCGCGATCGCCTACAGCTTCTCCCTGGGCGGGCGGCGCGCGATGCTGGACCACGAGCGGGCCGGGCGCGAGCGGAGCTGA
- the hflX gene encoding GTPase HflX translates to MNLSSEGGFLPDQALARGHERAILVGVAVAGDARGAAQDLLLELGELAQSAGATVAGKLFQSLKEIDPRTLIGAGKVRELRDLANERAANLVIFDQSLSPAQARNLERELNVRVIDRTQLILDIFAQRARTQAGKLQVEVAQLSYLQPRLTRQWTHLSRLGGGAIGSRGPGETQLEIDRRRLSERLVRLRRRLKEVARTRALQRQRRLDVPYPAVALVGYTNSGKSTLMNALTSAQVEVANRPFSTLDPTIRRLKLPGGSSVMLSDTVGFVDRLPHLLIEAFKATLEEVRTANLLLHVVDGNSPRLSEQIEVVEGVLDEIGAGTTPRLMVFNKADLGAVTTPWLYREQAVSISALSGQGIDDLRALVARFFTRLSEEVEVTLPVSRGDLVAAARREGKVLSEEYDATGVRMRALVTHSMAGRLRKAAGQAAS, encoded by the coding sequence GTGAACCTATCGTCTGAAGGAGGGTTTCTGCCCGACCAAGCATTAGCAAGAGGCCACGAACGGGCCATTTTGGTGGGCGTGGCGGTGGCAGGTGATGCTCGCGGCGCAGCCCAGGATTTGCTGTTGGAACTGGGTGAACTGGCGCAAAGCGCTGGTGCGACAGTGGCAGGAAAGCTGTTTCAGAGCCTCAAGGAGATCGATCCACGCACCCTGATCGGCGCCGGCAAGGTGAGGGAATTGCGCGACTTGGCCAACGAGCGCGCAGCTAACCTGGTAATATTCGATCAGAGCCTCTCCCCGGCCCAGGCGCGCAACCTGGAGCGCGAACTCAATGTGCGTGTGATAGATCGCACGCAGCTAATCTTGGATATTTTCGCGCAAAGGGCGCGCACTCAGGCGGGCAAGCTACAAGTCGAAGTTGCTCAACTGAGCTATCTGCAGCCTCGCTTGACGCGGCAATGGACCCATCTGTCGCGATTAGGTGGGGGCGCGATCGGCAGTCGCGGACCGGGCGAGACCCAGCTGGAAATAGATCGACGCCGGTTGAGCGAGCGGCTGGTGCGCTTGCGCCGACGACTGAAGGAAGTAGCGCGGACCCGTGCCTTGCAGCGTCAACGCCGCCTGGATGTGCCCTATCCCGCAGTGGCCCTGGTGGGTTACACCAACTCGGGCAAATCTACCTTGATGAATGCGCTTACGAGCGCGCAGGTCGAGGTCGCCAATCGGCCGTTCTCGACACTGGATCCGACCATTCGGCGTCTGAAACTCCCCGGCGGTAGCAGCGTGATGCTCAGCGATACCGTGGGCTTTGTCGATCGCCTGCCCCATCTGCTGATCGAGGCCTTCAAGGCCACCCTGGAAGAAGTGCGCACGGCCAATCTGCTGCTTCACGTGGTGGATGGCAATTCGCCGCGCCTAAGCGAGCAGATTGAGGTGGTCGAAGGGGTGCTCGATGAGATCGGGGCGGGTACGACCCCGCGTCTGATGGTTTTCAACAAGGCCGACTTGGGAGCGGTTACGACGCCGTGGCTGTACCGGGAGCAGGCGGTTTCGATCAGCGCGCTGAGCGGGCAGGGGATTGACGATCTGCGAGCGTTGGTGGCGAGATTCTTCACCCGCTTGAGCGAGGAAGTAGAGGTGACGCTACCTGTCAGTCGAGGCGATCTGGTGGCGGCAGCACGCCGTGAAGGCAAGGTGCTGAGCGAAGAGTATGACGCCACGGGAGTGCGGATGCGGGCGCTGGTCACCCATTCGATGGCCGGGCGGCTGCGCAAGGCGGCGGGTCAGGCGGCAAGCTAG